CCGATGTATTGGCACTATTATTAAGTATGGTTGCAATTTATTATGCTGCGAAAAAACCAAATAATAAATTTACCTACGGATATGTTCGTTTTGAAATTATTGCTGCATTACTTAATGGCATTGCTTTAATTATTATTGGTGCGGGAATTCTATATGAAGGTGTTGCTCGCTTAATTAATCCTGTCGAAATTGATTTCACTTTAATGATGACCATTGCGGTTATTGGCTTAATGATCAATATTGTGCTGACCGTCGTGTTAATGCGAAGCCTTAAAGCAGAAAACAATCTCAATATTAAAAGTGCCTTATGGCATTTTTTAGGGGATTTATTTAACTCGGTCGGGATTATTATTGCCGCATTACTGATTAAATGGACGGGCATTATTGAAATTGATGCGATTGTTAGTTTGATTGTGAGTGTCATTATCTGCTTTGGTGGTTATAAAATCTGTAAAGCGGCATTCTTTATTTTAATGGAAGCCGTGCCAGATGAATTAAA
The nucleotide sequence above comes from Pasteurellaceae bacterium Orientalotternb1. Encoded proteins:
- a CDS encoding cation transporter, translating into MNNIDFHYHHTPHHKIQTQSKKTLWISLILTTLFAFLELFGGIFSGSLALISDSFHMFSDVLALLLSMVAIYYAAKKPNNKFTYGYVRFEIIAALLNGIALIIIGAGILYEGVARLINPVEIDFTLMMTIAVIGLMINIVLTVVLMRSLKAENNLNIKSALWHFLGDLFNSVGIIIAALLIKWTGIIEIDAIVSLIVSVIICFGGYKICKAAFFILMEAVPDELNCEDIHQTILAVDGVKEIHEFHLWSVTEKEYSLSFHVLLNCYDNINDYEIIKQISDTLKTKHNIEHVTIQIENPAINDHHEQH